In Setaria italica strain Yugu1 chromosome IX, Setaria_italica_v2.0, whole genome shotgun sequence, the genomic stretch GAACAACCTGTTGTTTGAAAATGTTGCATGTCGGAGCCTTCCCTTCCAAGACCTAAATGAAGTGTAGATCACTGAGTGTGTAACCAAACAAACATCAAAACTGGAAAGATCAACAtagggaagaagaaaaaaattgtaCCTCCTTAGTCTGCAGTTTAAGTTCTTCCATTGctgcagcaccagcaccactTGCGGCTTGGTAAGTGCTAACAACCATCCTTAACACCTGCCAAATTAACAAATGGCCATTAATTTGTTTGCAAAATGCACCCAACAAGCAAACCATACATGCTAAAAAAGGCCGTCAAGCAACAGAAACCATGCTGCAAAAATACTGTAGCACATACAAAGCACATGTAACCCCAACTGCAAACCTTAGTATGATTCATCACATCCAAAGGTTTCTGGCCACAGAATGCACAAGCTGTGACATCATCAATTGGATAATGCACATGCAAAAATACTGTACCTCATACAAAGCACATGTATACCAAACTAATCAATGTAATCTCTACTGCAAACCTGAATCACCTCCAAAGGTTTCTGGACACAAAATGCACAAGCTGTGACACCATCAATTGGATAATGCACATAAATTCTTCAGACAGACGAAGAATACTAGAATTCCCAAAATACAGAAGAATTGATACTGTCCATCTTTGGTTGATAAAACCTCTTCACTGCAAGATTAAATATTCACAAAACAGCCTCATAAGTGATTGTAATTTTGCCTAGCGGTAATATGACCTTTATGTTCAAGCCTTATAAAAGAACTAAAGTTCGACGTGCCAATAGTTGGTTAGATGAACTGATTCATCTATAAGGATCACATAAAGCATCATTTATTCTTTTTCCACTAAGGACCTCACCCGAATTTCATTACTAGGACAGCAACGAAATTACAGAGTTTTGAACGTTTAATATCTCTTTTGCTTAAAGCCAACAACTGCAAAAGGGACCTCCAGTAGAGCGGCACACAGGGCCTTCTGACTGAGGCTTGAAGATAAACTAGACCTTACATTCAACAGCTTTAACAGCAAACTATCCAACAAATAAAAGCTTCTAATAGTCAACGATCCAGCAGGGCTTCCATGGTTATGTCGAGGACTCACGAAGTTTGGTACCAGGAAGCATCATTTATTTGAAAGATAAGACTTCTATTTGGTACGAGGCAGCATAATTCCAGAAATTAATGTTGGATTTCCGCTATCCAATAGCATAGGGATTACACATTTTTCAGTATCAGCCATTCCTCGCCTCAAAGTTATTTCGAGAAGTGCCAAAAAGGTGAAAAGATGGCTGCTGACAGTGACAACCGATAAAGTAAAGTGCCCAAAGGTGCATACCTTGGCGTGGCGATGGAGCGGCGTGGCAGCCATGAGGCAGATGATGGTCGAGCAATTCGGATTCGCCACAATCGCGCCCTGCCCCAGCCGGACGTTGGCCATGGCCTCCGGGTTGACCTCTGGGATGACGAGCGGCACCTCGGGGTCCATCCGGAACGCGGAGCTGTTgtccacgacgacggcgccgcgggCGACGGCCGCGGGCCCGAACTTCCGGCTGACGCCCCCGCCGGCGCTGAAGAGCGCGATGTCGACGCCGTCGAAGGCCCCCGGGGCCGCGAGGTCCTGGACTGTGTACTCGCGGTCCTCGAAGGCGAGGCGCTTCCCCGCGGAGCGCTCGCTGGCCAGGAGGCGGAGGCTGCGGTAGGGAAAGTCCCGGTCCGTGATGACGCGGAGGAACTCCTGCCCCACGGCGCCCGTGGCGCCCACGATGGCCACGGAGGGCCCGTCCTCGCGCAGCGCCATGCGGACGGTgctgggccggcggcgggagcggcccgCGGACGGCGCGAGGAGGTGCGcgtggcggacggcggcggcggcctgcattgtggcggcgcgcggggctgAGGTGTGGGGTGGGTGAGGGGGTGGCGCTGACGACTGATCTTGATTAGGGTTttagggaggagaggagagtgCCGGATCGAGTGGGGTTTTGTGGGCGCGCACTAATCCGTGGACGCTGGTGGCTGGCGCGTCCCGTTTTGGCTGCGATGGCTCACGGAGAGACAGACAAGGCCAACTTGATCTTTTCCTGATGCTGTGCAGCAAAACGGCAAAGGCTACCCGTTGATTCTGGTCAGCCGGTGTCTGACAGGCGACGATGTGCCGTAAGCGCCGCCATGAATCTGGTTTTGTCTGCCATCGCGGCGCATTGCCGTGGCTGCTGTGCTATGGGCCGTCAGTGTATTACTTTAGTTCTGGTTATTATTAGTAATTTTCTCCTCCAAGGACGCAAATGAAACGGAGACGTCAAAGCTTTAAACTAAAGTACTGTGTATTTTGAGCTTACCAATTCCACATCAAagcttttttgcaaaaaaaaaatcacatcaAAGCTTATTCCTACGCAGTTTTGTTAGTCTAGTGTTTGGTTGAGTGTCCAAACTCTCGCAAGCTTCACTTTGTCGACATCCTCCTGGTCCACGTTTTTATGACTAACTTCGCCACGCTCACCACTTAGAATTTATCGGTCACACTAATTTGTCCAACTCACAGTTTTCCATACATTAGTTATAGCCAACCAAAATTCCAAGGAAAACTAAAAGAAGAACAGATTAATAGTGTTCTTGAAAAGAAAACAGATAATAGTGTGCtatcagaaaaaaaataacagaaTTGTAGGCTTCTATTGGACCTAAAGTAACACCATTAAATAATTGGGCTTCCGGCCTTCCAGACTTCCGGGTCCATATGCAGCAAACCTTGTCCTTATCAGTATCGCAGCCCAGCCCATGTCCGCGCAAGTTTCTAGAGGATCCTAGGTCATTCGCCCCAGTTCTTGGTTCTACCCCTTcgcttcccttcccctccctcccgccgcgaCGCAAAGCCGCGGCCGCCAAACCTGCAAAGGCGAACTCCCAGTCTCCAACGAGCACCGCAGCCAAAACAAAGCATAGCGATCGCGAGAAGCTTCCACAGAGCTTGTCTCCTCCACGAGTGCTCCCGACGACAACTGTTCCACGGCGTCAATGGCGAGCTCCGGCGATGATGGGCGCGTGGTGGTAGACCTCCGCTCCGCGGCGGAGTCGGCGGCCGGGgcaggcggcgaggaggcgcacGCCACGCCGCTCCACGAGATTGAGTCCCTATGCATGCGCTGCGGCGAGAACGTGAGTGCCCCCCGACCCCGTGGCTTACCTCTCGTTTTCTGTTTTTCCGTTCTGTTCGGTTCAGGATGCTTGCTGCTGGCTCTGAGGCTTGTTCCTTCGCTCTCTCTGTGTTTAGGGCACCACGAGGCTGCTTCTAACGCTGATCCCGAACTTCCGGGAGGTACGTAGTGTGCTTTTTCATGGCGTGAGCTTCTTACTCTGATTAGTACTGATTAGAAGGAGCCGTGAAATTTGCTTTGTGAATCTGCAGGTGGTTCTGATGGCCTTCGAGTGCCCGCATTGTGGTGAGAGGTAATGATGTGctcaatttttatttatttactggaAACTTGGGCCGACTGTAGGATTGGTAGAGCTATTGTCTGCATTTGGTGGATACTGATTTCAGTTTGCGCACAATTACATCAGGAACAATGAGATTCAGTTTGCTGGACAGCTTCAGCCGAAGGGTTGCTGCTATCGCTTGGAGGTTCCATCTGGGCAGAGCGAGGTATGTCTTATGCATAGCGGTTACCTCTTTATTTGTTTGTTGTTAGTAAAATTAAGCCTTCTTGTAATTTGTTGTTACAAACCTATCCATGGTTTAACATTTGGTATAATAAATCATTACTGTTACTCAAATACCTACTGTGACTAACTAGTGGTACTGGTGCAGATACTGAACCGTCAGGTTGTGAAATCTGATTCAGCAACTATCAAGGTATGCTGATATTTGATTTGTCGATACATTTACATGTAAATTCATGCGCTACATTGCTTTTGTAACTTCTCACTTTACTCATCTACAGATCCCAGAATTGGACTTTGAGATTCCTCCAGAAGCTCAACGTGGGAAGTGTTCTACTGTACGCTTCATCCCTTGCTGTGTTTGATTTGTCGCGGAAACACGTTCCTTTCAAATATTTTTTCTGCTGCTAGCTTGCTTATTCTTTTACCTTGTAAATCAGGTGGAAGGGATTATTATGCGAGCTGTGGATGAGCTGCAGGCTcttcaagatgaaagaaaggTGAATCTTGGCACTTTGTATGCTTGGCTTTCTAAATTTGAAGTAAGCCACATGTTGATGTACTGACGTGTTAATCATCTCCTGCAGAAAGTAGATCCTCAAAAGGCTGAAGCCATCGATCAATTTTTACTGAAGTTGAGATCCCTTGGGTCTGGAGAAGCTGCATTTACCTTTATTCTTGATGATCCTGCAGGAAACAGCTATATTGAGAACCCGTAAGTTTGTTTTGTATACCTCAGAATTCATATTATTTGAGATCTAGAATTATATGGTAGACACTGTTTGAGGCATCATAGAACAAATGCTTGAGCTACGTTTATGTTAATATTGTTTACATTGTCTTTTCGCATAACCCACAGTGATCTGAATTAGGTAGAGTGTGCTATTACAAGATTTTACGTAGGAAAGATAGTAATAGTAGGTATGTTTTTTTAGTGTTCCCTTGCATGTAGCTTTTTACTTTGGCACTTTGATTAATCTTCATAAACCTACAGGCATGCTCCATCATCAGATCCTTTGCTATCTGTGAGATTCTACGAGAGGACACGTGAACAGCAAGCAGCACTTGGTTTTCTTGCTGAACCAGAACAACCTGGAGAGGCTGTTTTGCCTGTTTCAGCAGTGGGATCCAATTCTGGTGGGTTGCAAGCCGAGCCCCATGGCGCAGTTGGAGCCCTTGCAGGTCGTCGTGCTATAGCACAGGGCAACCCTGATGAAGTTGCTGCAGCACTGTGTAGATACGCAGCACCAGAAGAGGTACTTCTACATAGTTGCTGCCACTAATCTCATCAAGAACCATGTCTATTTGTATCTTACAAATTTCATTGGATAGGTTGATGTGTTGCCATCATCATGTGGGGCCTGTGGAGCAGAATGTGTCACACGTTTCTTTGCTACAAGTATCCTCCTCTCCCTCACTTACTGTCTTACATGCATAATTTCATTGTGGAATAAGTTAGAAATAGAGTACacacactttcaaaaaaaaaaaagaaatagagtACACACAATGTCTATGTAGCCTTTATGTTATTTGCCTGATCAAGCTTGGAATGGAGCATACATGCATATGTATCTTGTCTATGTTTATTTGATTTTGTTATGAAGTTTGTTCTCTCAGCAAAAAAGAAAGACTAGAAAAATCAATCTCTTACCTGAATGAAAGGCCCGTGTTCGCATGCAATTGTTCATAGTTGAAACCCTCCATTGGACTTTTTTTCATGGTGCTAAGATAATAGCTGTGAATAGCCTTTAACTAGCCAGAAAGGGTGCGATTATTGGCCAGTTGTTGAAGATATAGGTGGCATGCAAGAATTAGCTTGTTGAAAATACAGGTCTTTGTCAATTACTCAATTTAGAGTCCTGCATGTATATGAGAGTAACTGATATTCCTGATAGCCTACTAAAGCTGTTCAATTAACATGGACCATTGTTGGTTGATCCAGATATAGCATTTATGATTTGAACCGGTGAATACTAGTTTTGGGATGGGGCTATACTGGGCAATGAACAAGgcataaatgccattttttctgGATGGTTTTTTTAGCTTTACACCATTTAAACAGGAATAGTTTGGTTGGGTTACCACGCATGCTTACAGGGAGGTATAACGATTCATGTGGTCAGGAGCCTGCAGCATAGTGCAACCCTTTGATTAGGTTCCTAAATGTAGGCACAAAACATTTTAGTGATTCCTTTCTGCTGTTTAATGCTGCAAGTAAAAAGTATCTGATCCTTGACCTTTTCTAGAGATCCCATATTTCCGGGAGGTGATTGTTATGGCAACAACATGTGACATCTGTGGTTACCGCAATTCAGAGGTCAGTTTCAGTTTGAGTGTCTTACCTGGATCGTTTTGTAAAATTACCTGTCTGGTACCTTTTGACAATTCTGTGAactcaaaattttcttttttctttgtttaatCAGCTGAAGCCTGGGGGTGAAATTCCAGCTAAAGGAAAGAAAACTACGCTACGTGTTCAAAATGTAAAAGACCTCACTCGTGATGTCATAAAGGTTAGGATGTTTCCTGTTTACAACTCGCATGCCTATGTGCAAAAGTGCAAGATTGATGACTAAAAACCTTGGGTAGGGATATTAATGTTGCTTTAGTACTACAACTCAAGGTTATTCGGCGTTAATGACCTGTTATCCTGTCAAGTAAAATTGACTGCAACTTGTAAATCCTTCAAAATCTTGCTGTATGCTGGACATAACAACTGGCTGTTCTTTCTTTATATTTTGACTTCTTTTGGGTCTGTAATATGCGATCTTTATCCCCACTTGAATATGGCTCTTATCTTGGTAACCGGCTGGGCCTATTTTACTTGACAGGATAACCCTGAGGGGCCATGCTTGCCGAACCCAGCCCAATAGGCCCAGCTGACTACCTATACCTTTTTCATTACACAGATCTCATAAAGAGACCCTTATTGCTATCTAAGCCTAACCCTGAGGGACCATGCTGCTGAACCTGGCCCAATAGGACCAGCTGACTACCTATACCTTTTTCATTACACAGATTTCATAATTTGTGATTTTGTTTAACCTGTATCGGATCCATTGTGCAATATACGACTTTGTTCATTTGGAGTGTTTGTTTTTCAGTCAGATTCAGCTAGTGTGAAAGTACCTGAACTTGAGTTGGAGCTCACAAGTGGAACGTTGGGTGGTATGGTCACAACGGTTGAAGGTTTGATCGTGAAAATATGCGAGGGTAGGTTTGCTTCATTTAATTCACTCCTTCACCCTCTGTTTATGATACCAAAATGCTATGCACATGCTTATTTGAAGCTGAACAGAGGATCTGAATGGAACATGTGCTTTTGCTTTTTTCCCCCTTAAAGCTCTGGAGAGAATACATGGATTCCACCTGGGTGATAGCACACTGGAatggaaaaagaagaaatgggATGATTTCAAGGATAGACTATCCAAGGTAATTCGTTGTTCTTTAAATAGCTTAGCTGGGAAGGTTTTATCCTAATGATACTATTTGTGTATGTGTTTTACCAGCTTCTGAGTTTACAAGAGCCCTGGACTTTAATCCTTGATGATGGATTGGCAGCTTCATTTGTAGCTCCAGCTACAGATTCGTTAGAAGATGACAAGCAGCTTACCAGTAAGTTAACCTTATCAATGAGTAAGATATATGATGGTGTATCCCTTCATATCGAGAATTGATATGACTGCATCTCACTTTTAAACAAATTGACTGATTTCTGTTACTTTTAGGGAATATCTATTTTTACTTAGCATGCATACTGGCAGTTAAAGGATGGATGTGCCTAAATGTATTATTACTTGTTCGTGTACTGAATGTGTTGTTCTTTGTGGATTGCAGTTGAGGAATATCAGAGGAGTTGGGAGCAGAATGAGGAACTTGGCTTGAATGACATGGATACTTCCTCTGCAGACCACGCTTACAACACAACCAGCACATGATTCTTGTTTTAATCTTGTGCTGAGAGTATTGTTGTAGCTTGTAACATTATCTATTTATTAACTTTTTCAAACCCCCGTGTGTACATTTCATTACTTTTGTATCTAACAATAACCTTCGAGCGGTAATGTGTTGTCTAAGTGTCTAACGGTGTTTTGAACCCTCAAAGTTTTGAACAGTGTTATCTATGATTGATGGTTGACTTCCACTAAACCTGCAATAGTATTTTACCCCTTAGGGAAAGTGCGcgctatattaaaaaaagaaaaataacaaagaaaaagaaaaaaatcaaataaaattttATAGTGGTTTTCTGATAGAAATTTTCTTGGATCCTATGAATTGGCTTAATTAAAACCTTCGATTCATACAAGAGCCACGACGATTGAGTCTCAAGCTAAACAAAAGGCGGAAATTGCTTGATGATCATTTAttgaagagaaaaaaattgtCTTTTGGGCAAACAAAATTGGAAGGAagaaaatttctttttctttagtgAGAACTACTTGAATTTCTTTTTCCAATCTAGTTGCAAGATCTAAATAGCGAGTATGAATCATAGTTCCAAGAAGACTTGTATAACCCATTTAAGTATATAACCCCTGCCACTCTGATTAGTGATTAAACATGACTGTATGAGATTTAAAAGGTGGACATGTATATTCTTCCCCTTTGATAATCctgccaacttttttttttgacgaaACTAACTGTCGTGCATCGTAAATTTTGATCCAGGAACTAGCTATCATCAGAACGTTCAGGTACTAAATTGGCCAAAATTTCTcacaaatttatctttttttttattcatcGTCCCGTTTTCCTGCGATGAAGGGAATGTGCAGCAGCGAATCATAACCATTGAAATCCTATCGAATGGTCCGCAAACAACGGCAAGTGCTGCAGTACAAAGGGGGTATTGGCTATTGCGATTGCGAACTCCCCCTCTGAGCAGCCGAACATCCGAAGAAGCATCACGCAGCCTTGCGAAGCAAACGACGGAGatggcttcggcggcggcgtgggagggCCCGACGGCCGCGGAGCTGAAGGCGGCGGGTGCGGAGGCGATTCCCGGCGGCGTGAGAGTGAAGGGGTGGGTCATCCAGTCCCACAAGGGCCCCATCCTCAACGCCGCCTCTCTCCAACGGTACGATCCACCCCGCCTTAAACCCTAGCCCTTCCGCTCTCTGTTCGTTCGATTCGTCCATGTAGAGGGCTGGAAACTGAAACTGGAGCTCCCAATAGGTAGAACATCACGTTTGTTGTAGTAGCGCTCCAACGTATTTGATCAATTTGCGTGTAACTTCACTGTCTGCCCCTCCCTTCGATTCGATTTATTCCCATTTCCCTATAGATTTCATTTGGCATTTGGCTCTTTTGTTCTGGGTTCATGGAAGTTTCCCTATTTGTATTATTGGTGATAATTGATCATCAATCAATGGGGTCAATATTATCATCTATTGTTACACTCAGTCAGAAATATACACAGAGTAACTATAGAGTGTATCTGTTCAATCACTGCTACGTTAAAAGTCACCAATGAGGAAGCGCACCATGATTACTAGTTAATATTGGATCTATCCATCGTCTACTGGTACTACATCTGTACAGCCATCAGAGTTCTGAATGTTTTGTTATCAATAGACAAATATTGCTGTTTGAGAAAGCTAATGTTAAGCTCTGTAATGCCTGCTTTGTTGTTCAGCTTTGAAGACGAACTTCAAACAACACATTTACCTGAGATGGTTTTTGGAGAGAGTTTCCTGTCCCTTGAACATAATCAAACTGGCATCAAATTGCATTTCAATGCGCTTGATGCACTCAAGGCATGGAAGAAAGAGGCATTGCCACCTGTTGAGGTTCCTGCTGCAGCAAAATGGAAGTTCAGAAGGTCGTCTATAACTGTAGTTCCTTTATTTACTCTAAGTCATATTACTAAGCATTTGTATTGAAAGATGTTGGGTTCGCTTAGCATCACCCTGTTTCAAAGCAGTTCATTTTGTCTTACagtatgaagtatgaactttgaaGCTTTGGTCAGAAATACAGATTTGTGAATAAATATGATTAAAGAGATATTATTTTGTTTGTGTTGTGCATTGTATCAAGAGAAGTAGAAGTGCAAACTTTCAGGTGTTTATTTTGGTCTTAGCTGAAAAAAATTTCAGATGATGAAAGTATCATGTGTAACTTGTGAGTTTATTAAAAAATGCTTCTTGTTTTCTTGCAGCAAGCCTTCTGATCAGGTGATACTTGATTATGACTATACATTTACGACACCATACTGTGGGAGTGATGCTGTGGTTCTGAACTCAGGCACTGTATGGACACGATCTCAGCTGAATTATTTAATCTGATTTTAGAATTTTATATTTGTTCCTTGGCCCTTTCACCTTTTTACTGGTGTATTCCACTGAAAAATATCTCTTGTTTTGTACAAATTTCTTTCCCAGACGCAAGCAGGTTTAGATGGATGCAGCACTTTGTGTTGGGAGGATACTGATGATCGGATTGACCTTGTTGCCCTTTCAGCAAAAGAGCCTATTCTGTTCTATGATGAGGTATGGGCACGGAACAGATAGTTCATGATTTATGTATATACTGGCTCGCCCCTGACATGATATATGTAGGTTATCTTGTATGAAGATGAATTAGCTGACAATGGAATTTCTTTTCTTACAGTGAGAGTGGTAAGTGAATCCCAGTGATGCTTATTTGTAATGTCCGTGTGACAACATTGCCTTTTGGTTCAACTAATCTAATATGATTCTTGGTTGTGTATGTGTAGAGGGTAATGCCCACCGGTTGGTTTCTGCTTTTGCGTTTTTGGGTATGTTCTACTGCCTTGTGTTTTAAATTTGATGTTTCATTATTACAAAGATAATTTCTGAGGGTTATGTGTTGTTGTATATAAGATGGAACCTCTTGCAGTTCTTAGGGTTAACAACTGTTTGGCCCCAGTGTTCCCCTTAACCCAAGATTTTTCAGTAAGCCTGTGAATAGATGGCTACTAATTAACTTTGCTCCTCTTAGAACTGAATTTATATCGATCCCTTTGAAACAAGAAAATATAAAACTTTTGAGGAGGCATATATAATTAtcatgcccccccccccaaaaaaaaaataaaaaaaaattcagacaTAGTTTTTGTCATCTATGGAATTTTCAAGATTCTTTTCTACAAATTGTTCTTGCTGAATAATTGCCTATTGATAACAGCTTAGGGTTGATGGTGTACTGATGAGATTAAGGGACACTCGATTGCATTGTTCTTTTGGAAATGGTGACGGAGCCAAACCCGTGGTACTCCGAGAATGCTGCTGGAGGGAAGCAACATGTGCTAGTCTGTCTGCGGTATGCCATCACTCAACCAAGCACTTTCTTTGAATAAGGTCATGTCAACATTGTTGGAACATATTGATCTTTTGTCCCTTTTCTACAATGCAGAAAGGATATCCCTCCGACTCCGCAGCATATGCAGATCCAAATCTTATTGCTCAGAAACTTCCGGTTGTGATGCAGAAGACCCAGAAGCTGAAAATACCCAGCTGACCCAAAGGCTCCTACCGTGTGTACATCATGAATGTTCTATTGTGGCTTCTTTTGCTTGCCACATGTTGTAGATGCACGCTTTTGTTGCATTAACATGATTGAACTTCTTGTTATAACTCATCATAGCCCATGTCGCCTGGGCCAATAAACAGATATATTTCACTTGTAGATGCTACTCTCATCATGCTTGAATTAGACGCCCCCGTTATCTTTcgttcaacctttctctgttTGCCAGTATAAATCAGCATACATTTGATGGCATGGACATGCTGACGAGAAGCTCATTCAGTGCAGTGCCAGTGCCAGTGCCACACCGTGAATCGAGATGTTCTATCTCAGAGTTTCTGAAGAACGTCGCACATAGCCTCACGAGTCCTACACATGGCCTCCAGCGGAACAGCCTTGGGCATCGTCAGTCCGCTGCCCTCGCTCATGTCAACCTCCAAACCATCAACTCTGCCCCAATGGAAGCACTGGATCAGAGTCCCCAGCGCCACCCCGACCGTCTGCAGCGCGAGCGCCTCGCCGGGGCACTTGCGCCTCCCCATACCGAACGGCGCCATGAACAGCCCCTCGGCTCTCCCGCCCCCGAACCGCTCCGGCGCGAACCTGCCCGGGTCCTCCCACACGGCCGGGTCCCTGTGGATGGCGTACGCGTTCACTAGCAGCGCCGTGCCGCGCGGGACGTCGTAGCCGCCGACCTTGCAGTCCGCGGACGCCTCGTGCGGGAGCAGCAGCGGTGCGGCGGGGTAGAGGCGGAGCGTCTCGGCGACGATGCACCTGAGGTAGCCGAGGCGCGGCAGGTCGTCCGCGTTGATCAAGCGGGAGTGCCCGACGGCCGCGTCGATCTCTGCTTGCGCCTTGTCGAGGGTCCCTGGGTTGTTCATCAACAGCGACATCGCCCATTCGACCGTGGTTGACGTCGTCTCTGTTCCGGCTGCGAACAGATTCTTCACACGAGAGAAGAGAATATGCAACAGTGAGTCACGAGAGGAGTACTTATGGTTGGTAGTCGAATGAATTAACCGGACAAAAGAATCGCTCACCGCACAAAGGGCCGTGATCATGGTGTCAGTGTAGACCTCCGGCTCTGTCCTCTGCAGTGTGAGCAGCACGGCCATCATGCTCTTCTTCTCGTTGTCGATGCCGTCGTCCAGCCTCCGCCGCTCCGCGTCGAGTAGCCGCCGCAGGACTGCGTCCCTCCTGCGCACCGCGGCCAGGATCTTGTTCCTCACGCCGAACACGTCGAGCCACTGCAGCGCCGGCAGGTGGTCCCACCAGACTGAGCCAATACGCGGGAAGACCTCGTCGATAACCTGTTTGAACACCTGGGCTTCCACGGACATGTCGGTGTCCGCGTCCGCGTTCGGCTGTGTCGCCTTG encodes the following:
- the LOC101763234 gene encoding uncharacterized protein LOC101763234, encoding MQAAAAVRHAHLLAPSAGRSRRRPSTVRMALREDGPSVAIVGATGAVGQEFLRVITDRDFPYRSLRLLASERSAGKRLAFEDREYTVQDLAAPGAFDGVDIALFSAGGGVSRKFGPAAVARGAVVVDNSSAFRMDPEVPLVIPEVNPEAMANVRLGQGAIVANPNCSTIICLMAATPLHRHAKVLRMVVSTYQAASGAGAAAMEELKLQTKEVLEGKAPTCNIFKQQYAFNIFSHNAPVLENGYNEEEMKMVKETRKIWNDKDVKVTATCIRVPVMRAHAESVNLQFEKALDEDTAREILRAAPGVTIVDDRAANRFPTPLEVSDKDDVAVGRIRQDLSQDDNRGLDIFVCGDQIRKGAALNAVQIAEMLLK
- the LOC101764041 gene encoding cytochrome P450 81F1: MDKVAYIAIFLSFVFLFLVRHLLRRPGGDNHGKSKSMRLPPSPRGALPFLGHLHLIKKPFHVALSRLAERHGPAFSLRLGFRDAVVVTSPALARECFTEHDVTFANRPRIPSQMLATGVALGTASYGPHWRNLRRVATVQLLSAHRVGRMSGVICAEVRAMARRIYSATTAAAVPGGAARIELRRRLFELSLSVLMEAIAQTKATQPNADADTDMSVEAQVFKQVIDEVFPRIGSVWWDHLPALQWLDVFGVRNKILAAVRRRDAVLRRLLDAERRRLDDGIDNEKKSMMAVLLTLQRTEPEVYTDTMITALCANLFAAGTETTSTTVEWAMSLLMNNPGTLDKAQAEIDAAVGHSRLINADDLPRLGYLRCIVAETLRLYPAAPLLLPHEASADCKVGGYDVPRGTALLVNAYAIHRDPAVWEDPGRFAPERFGGGRAEGLFMAPFGMGRRKCPGEALALQTVGVALGTLIQCFHWGRVDGLEVDMSEGSGLTMPKAVPLEAMCRTREAMCDVLQKL
- the LOC101763642 gene encoding zinc finger protein ZPR1 — its product is MASSGDDGRVVVDLRSAAESAAGAGGEEAHATPLHEIESLCMRCGENGTTRLLLTLIPNFREVVLMAFECPHCGERNNEIQFAGQLQPKGCCYRLEVPSGQSEILNRQVVKSDSATIKIPELDFEIPPEAQRGKCSTVEGIIMRAVDELQALQDERKKVDPQKAEAIDQFLLKLRSLGSGEAAFTFILDDPAGNSYIENPHAPSSDPLLSVRFYERTREQQAALGFLAEPEQPGEAVLPVSAVGSNSGGLQAEPHGAVGALAGRRAIAQGNPDEVAAALCRYAAPEEVDVLPSSCGACGAECVTRFFATKIPYFREVIVMATTCDICGYRNSELKPGGEIPAKGKKTTLRVQNVKDLTRDVIKSDSASVKVPELELELTSGTLGGMVTTVEGLIVKICEALERIHGFHLGDSTLEWKKKKWDDFKDRLSKLLSLQEPWTLILDDGLAASFVAPATDSLEDDKQLTIEEYQRSWEQNEELGLNDMDTSSADHAYNTTST
- the LOC101764446 gene encoding TIP41-like protein, with the protein product MASAAAWEGPTAAELKAAGAEAIPGGVRVKGWVIQSHKGPILNAASLQRFEDELQTTHLPEMVFGESFLSLEHNQTGIKLHFNALDALKAWKKEALPPVEVPAAAKWKFRSKPSDQVILDYDYTFTTPYCGSDAVVLNSGTTQAGLDGCSTLCWEDTDDRIDLVALSAKEPILFYDEVILYEDELADNGISFLTVRVRVMPTGWFLLLRFWLRVDGVLMRLRDTRLHCSFGNGDGAKPVVLRECCWREATCASLSAKGYPSDSAAYADPNLIAQKLPVVMQKTQKLKIPS